In candidate division KSB1 bacterium, the following proteins share a genomic window:
- a CDS encoding IS30 family transposase has product MPNRISIEQRPAVVDQKLRQCDWELDTIIGANHHCAMVSALERKSQFICLKLVTHKTAELVTAAIIDKLAGLKHKVHTLTVDNGKEFALHHQLATALEASVYFAHPYRS; this is encoded by the coding sequence ATCCCCAATCGGATTAGCATTGAGCAACGTCCCGCTGTGGTGGATCAAAAGCTTCGACAGTGTGATTGGGAGCTGGACACCATCATCGGTGCCAATCATCACTGCGCCATGGTGTCCGCTCTCGAGCGCAAGTCACAATTCATTTGCCTCAAACTGGTGACACATAAAACCGCCGAGTTAGTGACTGCCGCCATTATCGATAAGCTGGCTGGCCTCAAGCATAAGGTGCATACCTTAACCGTCGATAATGGGAAAGAGTTTGCTTTACATCACCAATTGGCAACCGCATTGGAGGCGTCGGTATATTTCGCCCATCCTTATCGTTCTTAG
- a CDS encoding helix-turn-helix domain-containing protein gives MNQTFGELLRSIRRSKGMSQRELADRIAVDFSYISKLENDRIPPPAADTIVKICQVLGVQPELLLSLTGKLPSEIKELIGSNPKALEFLRKAHAMNLDEKDWDELHAKLASLR, from the coding sequence ATGAATCAGACATTTGGAGAACTGTTACGAAGCATCCGCCGATCGAAGGGAATGAGCCAGCGGGAGTTGGCCGATCGGATTGCTGTCGATTTTTCCTACATCAGCAAATTGGAGAACGACCGCATTCCGCCGCCAGCCGCTGATACCATCGTCAAAATATGCCAGGTATTGGGAGTCCAACCAGAATTGCTGCTCTCCCTGACGGGAAAACTTCCCAGCGAGATCAAAGAGCTAATCGGTTCCAACCCCAAAGCGCTGGAGTTTCTCCGAAAAGCCCATGCGATGAATCTCGATGAAAAAGACTGGGATGAATTGCATGCCAAACTTGCCTCGCTGCGTTAG